A single window of Pseudomonas lutea DNA harbors:
- a CDS encoding RidA family protein — translation MLDINRIETNQRMSRVVQCNGFTFLGGQTATDRTLDIKGQTAQVLEKIDNYLAKAGLDKTRILTAQVWLSDIAANFAGMNEVWDAWAPEGHAPARATVESRLAAPDLLVEITVVAAG, via the coding sequence ATGCTGGACATCAACCGTATCGAAACCAATCAACGCATGAGCCGCGTCGTGCAGTGCAACGGCTTCACCTTCCTTGGCGGGCAGACCGCGACGGATCGCACGCTGGACATCAAGGGGCAAACAGCGCAAGTGCTGGAGAAAATCGATAACTACCTGGCAAAAGCCGGCTTGGACAAGACGCGGATTCTCACCGCCCAGGTCTGGCTTTCGGACATCGCGGCGAATTTCGCGGGCATGAATGAAGTGTGGGATGCCTGGGCGCCGGAAGGGCATGCTCCGGCGCGGGCGACCGTTGAATCACGACTGGCTGCACCGGATTTGCTGGTGGAAATTACCGTGGTAGCCGCAGGCTGA
- a CDS encoding NAD(P)/FAD-dependent oxidoreductase, whose protein sequence is MTEKGGQHSDVLVIGGGIHGLSTAFHLAQSGVAVTVLEADYCGRHASGVNAGGVRTLGRHDAEIPLALSSRALWHELAQTLGDDGGFVPSGQLKLAETAAELEECRQRVAHLQRLGYTHEVLVDEQEVFDIIPTVARHVVGGIWVKDDGYAVPYKTVTSFRRAAQRLGVKVLETTPAQRIEQRGSRWQVSTPAGVFSAEHLVITAGAWARELAEQVGESVPAHPEGLMLMVTHRVAPFCAPVLGATGRSLSFKQFANGTVVIGGKLIGTVDFPGRHGEVDLTRLSISARTVTDLFPHLKHLGVNRIWAGVEAFTADDLPVIGASRKASNLSYSFGFCGSGFQMGPGTGKRLAQQILGEHSDISLDAFDVGRFAAMPELTDIRSAHLTHPTDISLSSH, encoded by the coding sequence GTGACTGAAAAAGGCGGTCAACACAGCGACGTGCTGGTCATCGGCGGTGGCATCCACGGCCTGAGCACGGCCTTTCATCTGGCCCAAAGCGGCGTGGCGGTCACGGTGCTGGAAGCGGACTACTGCGGTCGCCACGCGTCGGGCGTCAATGCAGGGGGCGTGCGCACGCTTGGTCGCCACGACGCCGAAATCCCCCTGGCCCTGTCATCCCGTGCGCTGTGGCACGAGCTGGCGCAAACGCTGGGCGACGATGGCGGTTTTGTGCCCAGCGGCCAATTGAAACTGGCCGAGACGGCCGCCGAACTGGAAGAGTGCCGGCAGCGTGTCGCCCACCTGCAACGCCTCGGTTACACCCATGAAGTGCTGGTAGACGAGCAAGAGGTTTTCGACATCATCCCGACCGTTGCCCGGCATGTGGTGGGCGGGATCTGGGTCAAGGACGATGGCTACGCCGTGCCTTACAAAACCGTGACCAGCTTCCGCCGCGCGGCGCAGCGGCTCGGCGTGAAGGTGCTGGAAACCACGCCGGCGCAGCGCATCGAACAACGCGGCAGCCGCTGGCAGGTCAGTACGCCCGCAGGGGTATTCAGCGCCGAACATTTGGTCATCACCGCCGGTGCCTGGGCGCGCGAACTGGCCGAGCAGGTCGGCGAATCGGTGCCGGCTCACCCTGAGGGGCTGATGCTGATGGTCACTCATCGGGTCGCGCCGTTTTGTGCTCCGGTACTGGGCGCGACCGGTCGCTCACTGTCGTTTAAACAATTTGCCAACGGCACGGTGGTGATCGGCGGCAAACTGATCGGCACGGTGGATTTTCCGGGGCGTCACGGTGAAGTCGATCTCACCCGGCTGAGCATCAGCGCCCGTACGGTCACTGACCTGTTCCCCCATCTCAAACACTTGGGCGTCAACCGCATCTGGGCGGGCGTCGAGGCGTTCACGGCGGACGATTTGCCCGTCATCGGGGCCAGCCGCAAGGCCAGTAACCTGAGTTATTCCTTTGGTTTCTGCGGCAGTGGCTTTCAGATGGGCCCTGGCACCGGCAAGCGTCTGGCCCAGCAGATCCTCGGCGAGCACTCCGATATTTCGCTGGACGCCTTTGATGTCGGCCGTTTCGCTGCCATGCCCGAGCTGACTGATATAAGGAGTGCCCACCTCACTCACCCAACCGATATTTCCCTGTCATCCCACTAG
- a CDS encoding NAD(P)/FAD-dependent oxidoreductase, which yields MSHSAVDVVVVGAGAAGMAGAVALAGLGLQVVLLDEQGSPGGQIYRGITLAPLSRRDLLGPDYAHGNVLAQALASSSVRYEKGAAVWQVTRDHQVSYLRDGRLHTLQAKAVLLATGAMERPFPIPGWTLPGVMSAGAAQILLKSAGLAPSEPVVLAGCGPLLYLLGWQYLRAGVPIKALVDTTRPEDYWRARRHLFAALRAWPYLRKGLELMRSLSSARIPHYTAAEQLAVEGDEAATALTFTVAGKAQRIDSRCVLLHQGVVPNIQFSQSLRARHYWDADQLCFSPVVDAWGELDVPGIFAAGDGAGIGGAQAAALQGELAGLGIAQRLGAIEAGQRDPRAATLRERLALNLRIRPFLDALYQPREENRIPADNVMVCRCEEVTAGDLRKFVALGCAGPNQAKSFGRCGMGPCQGRMCGLTVTEVIAKARGVTAEEVGYYRIRPPIKPITLGELAGD from the coding sequence ATGAGTCACTCTGCAGTGGATGTGGTGGTCGTTGGCGCAGGTGCCGCCGGCATGGCGGGCGCCGTTGCACTGGCCGGGCTGGGCCTGCAAGTGGTGTTGCTCGACGAGCAGGGCAGTCCGGGCGGGCAAATTTACCGCGGCATCACCCTGGCGCCGTTGTCGCGGCGCGACCTGCTGGGTCCGGACTACGCCCACGGGAACGTGCTGGCCCAGGCATTGGCGTCGTCGTCGGTGCGTTACGAAAAAGGCGCTGCGGTGTGGCAGGTCACGCGGGACCATCAGGTCAGTTACTTGCGCGACGGACGCCTTCATACCCTGCAAGCCAAAGCGGTTCTGTTGGCCACCGGCGCCATGGAGCGGCCATTCCCGATTCCGGGCTGGACCTTGCCCGGTGTCATGAGCGCGGGCGCTGCGCAGATTCTGTTGAAAAGCGCCGGCCTTGCACCGAGCGAGCCGGTGGTGCTGGCAGGCTGCGGCCCGCTGTTGTATTTGCTGGGCTGGCAATACCTGCGCGCAGGCGTGCCGATCAAGGCGCTGGTCGACACCACGCGGCCTGAGGACTACTGGCGCGCACGACGTCACCTGTTCGCGGCGCTGCGGGCCTGGCCGTATCTGCGCAAGGGACTGGAGTTGATGCGCAGCCTGAGCAGCGCGCGCATCCCTCACTACACAGCTGCCGAACAGCTGGCCGTGGAAGGCGACGAGGCTGCCACCGCGCTGACGTTCACCGTCGCGGGCAAGGCGCAGCGTATCGACAGCCGCTGCGTGCTGCTGCATCAAGGCGTGGTGCCGAACATCCAGTTCAGTCAGTCACTGCGCGCCCGGCATTACTGGGACGCGGATCAACTGTGCTTCAGCCCGGTGGTGGACGCATGGGGCGAGCTGGACGTGCCCGGTATTTTCGCCGCCGGTGACGGCGCCGGGATTGGCGGTGCGCAAGCCGCTGCGCTGCAGGGCGAACTGGCGGGGTTGGGGATTGCCCAGCGCCTGGGGGCCATTGAAGCGGGCCAGCGCGACCCGCGCGCGGCGACACTGCGCGAGCGGCTGGCGTTGAATCTGCGCATCCGCCCGTTTCTCGATGCGCTGTACCAGCCGCGGGAGGAGAATCGCATCCCCGCTGATAACGTCATGGTGTGCCGCTGCGAGGAGGTCACGGCCGGTGACCTGCGCAAGTTTGTCGCGCTGGGCTGTGCCGGGCCCAATCAGGCCAAGTCATTCGGCCGCTGTGGCATGGGGCCCTGTCAGGGCAGGATGTGCGGCCTGACGGTCACCGAAGTCATCGCCAAGGCCCGCGGCGTCACGGCCGAGGAGGTCGGGTACTACCGCATCCGTCCACCGATCAAGCCCATCACCCTGGGAGAACTGGCCGGTGACTGA
- a CDS encoding (2Fe-2S)-binding protein translates to MRTDPLFQPVMSEVRSTRTVTLSFNDQALEVPAGISVAAALLMSGIHRFRATPVSESPRAPYCMMGVCFECLVEIDGAPNRQSCLIEVADGMRIRSQEGARDLIFQPVSVQAVEVQS, encoded by the coding sequence ATGCGCACTGATCCGCTGTTTCAACCGGTCATGAGTGAGGTCCGCTCGACGCGGACCGTCACCCTGAGCTTCAACGATCAAGCCCTCGAAGTGCCGGCGGGCATCAGTGTGGCGGCAGCGCTGCTGATGTCGGGCATCCATCGCTTTCGCGCCACGCCGGTCAGCGAATCCCCGCGCGCGCCGTATTGCATGATGGGGGTATGTTTTGAATGCCTGGTCGAAATCGACGGCGCGCCCAACCGGCAGAGCTGCCTCATCGAGGTGGCGGACGGTATGCGCATCCGCTCACAGGAAGGCGCCCGGGACCTGATTTTCCAGCCTGTCAGTGTTCAAGCCGTCGAGGTGCAGTCATGA
- a CDS encoding NAD(P)/FAD-dependent oxidoreductase: MSQSTQHAPQHRAPGVIESDVIVIGGGLVGTAVAYGLTREGADTVVLDQGDDAFRASRGNFGLVWVQGKGHDLPDYSRWTRSSATRWPGFAEALMADSGVDVQLRQPGGFHMCFSDEEMLERQSRLQTLQDALGDYPFQMLDAADLKARLPLIGPTVVGASYTPQDGHVNPLKLLRALHTSAQNKGARFYNGVQVDRLDGSAGEFCVSAGSQRFVAPRVVLAAGLGNPGLARQVGLHAPVAPNRGQVLVSERVRPFLDHPTINVRQTDEGTVQLGDSMEEVGFDDNTSTHVLEAIARRGVATFPLLRDVRLIRAWAALRVMSPDGFPIYQQSATHPGAFVVTCHSGVTLAAAHALRIAPWVMGGAMPDELGVFAGERFLTDKVFSHAH; the protein is encoded by the coding sequence ATGAGCCAGAGCACACAACACGCCCCGCAGCATCGCGCACCGGGCGTCATCGAATCCGACGTGATCGTGATCGGTGGCGGGCTGGTGGGCACGGCGGTGGCCTACGGCCTGACACGAGAGGGCGCCGACACGGTGGTGCTCGATCAGGGCGACGACGCGTTTCGCGCGTCACGGGGTAATTTCGGGTTGGTCTGGGTGCAGGGCAAAGGCCACGACCTGCCGGATTACTCGCGCTGGACACGCTCGTCGGCCACGCGCTGGCCGGGCTTTGCCGAGGCGCTGATGGCCGACAGCGGGGTGGACGTGCAGCTCAGGCAGCCGGGTGGCTTTCATATGTGCTTCAGCGACGAAGAGATGCTCGAACGCCAGTCGCGCCTGCAAACGCTGCAGGACGCGCTGGGCGACTACCCGTTCCAGATGCTCGACGCTGCTGACCTCAAGGCGCGCCTGCCGTTGATCGGGCCCACCGTCGTCGGCGCCAGCTATACGCCTCAAGACGGGCACGTCAATCCGTTGAAGCTGCTGCGGGCGCTGCATACCTCGGCGCAAAACAAAGGTGCGCGCTTTTACAACGGAGTGCAGGTCGATCGTCTCGACGGCTCGGCGGGCGAGTTTTGCGTGAGCGCGGGCAGTCAGCGCTTCGTCGCGCCGCGTGTGGTCCTCGCCGCTGGCTTGGGCAACCCAGGGCTTGCCCGGCAAGTGGGCCTGCATGCGCCGGTGGCGCCGAATCGCGGCCAGGTGCTGGTCAGCGAGCGGGTGCGGCCGTTTCTCGATCACCCGACCATCAACGTACGGCAGACCGACGAAGGCACGGTGCAGCTGGGCGATTCGATGGAGGAGGTCGGTTTCGATGACAACACTTCGACCCACGTGCTGGAGGCCATTGCCCGACGCGGCGTGGCGACGTTTCCGCTGCTGCGTGACGTGCGCCTGATTCGTGCCTGGGCCGCGCTCCGGGTCATGAGCCCGGATGGTTTTCCGATTTATCAGCAATCGGCCACTCACCCGGGCGCTTTCGTCGTGACCTGCCACAGCGGTGTGACCCTGGCCGCCGCCCACGCCCTGCGCATTGCGCCATGGGTCATGGGCGGCGCGATGCCAGACGAGCTCGGGGTGTTTGCCGGCGAGCGGTTTTTGACTGACAAGGTGTTTTCCCATGCGCACTGA
- a CDS encoding ABC transporter permease, producing the protein MHKNGIFSLLFHALFVIFIVAPLVVVMAMAFTSKGYLSLPIEGLSLRWFRALADNQEMLDAFALSIKLGLASATIAALLAIPAALAISRYDFPGRGAVTGFLLSPLMIPSVVLGIAFLRFFSLAQIGGSFWALTLTHVIVVLPYALRLTLASTIGLERDIEQAALSLGASRWTAFYRVVLPRIRTGVVGGWMLAFIQSFDELTMTVFVATPGTTTLPVAMYNQISQTIDPLITAVSTVLIVGTLLLMLILDRMVGLDRVLIGEGK; encoded by the coding sequence ATGCACAAGAACGGAATTTTCTCGCTGCTGTTCCATGCCCTGTTCGTGATCTTCATCGTGGCACCACTGGTGGTGGTGATGGCGATGGCGTTCACCAGCAAGGGTTACCTGTCGCTGCCCATCGAGGGCTTGTCGCTGCGCTGGTTCAGGGCGCTGGCCGACAACCAGGAGATGCTCGATGCCTTCGCGCTGTCGATCAAGCTGGGCCTGGCCTCGGCGACCATTGCCGCGCTGCTGGCGATTCCCGCTGCACTGGCGATCAGTCGTTATGACTTTCCCGGGCGGGGCGCGGTAACCGGCTTTCTGCTGTCGCCGTTGATGATTCCGTCGGTGGTACTCGGCATTGCCTTTCTGCGCTTCTTCTCCCTGGCGCAAATCGGCGGCTCGTTCTGGGCGCTGACCCTGACCCACGTCATCGTCGTGCTGCCCTACGCATTGCGTCTGACGCTGGCCTCGACCATCGGCCTGGAGCGCGACATTGAACAGGCTGCGCTGTCGCTGGGCGCCAGCCGCTGGACGGCGTTTTACCGCGTGGTGCTGCCGAGGATCCGCACCGGCGTGGTCGGCGGCTGGATGCTGGCGTTCATTCAAAGCTTTGACGAACTGACCATGACCGTGTTCGTCGCCACACCCGGCACCACAACGTTGCCGGTGGCCATGTACAACCAGATTTCCCAGACCATCGATCCGTTGATCACCGCAGTGTCGACGGTGCTGATCGTCGGCACGCTGCTGCTGATGTTGATATTGGACCGCATGGTCGGATTGGACCGGGTGTTGATTGGAGAAGGCAAATGA
- a CDS encoding ABC transporter permease, whose protein sequence is MATYDAERVGVAPWLLSGPALLVFVALLLAPLLLTAVLSLNLFRDTEGVMPAYSLGNYVEVFKDDYFHEIFLRTGGMALAVTLLCVLLGIPETIIIARMAPRWRSLFLLVVLGPLLISVVVRTLGWAILLGNNGLINDALQALGITDQPVKMLFTQVGVIIALTHVLVPFMVIAVWATLQRLDLQVEWAGLSLGASRLTVFRRIILPQIMPGVLSGSIIVFALAASAFATPAIIGGRRLKVVATAAYDEFLGTLNWPLGAAIAMLLLLANLIIILGCSKLAERRFKQVFE, encoded by the coding sequence ATGGCCACGTATGACGCCGAACGGGTGGGCGTGGCGCCGTGGCTGCTCAGCGGGCCGGCGCTGCTGGTGTTCGTCGCGCTGCTGTTGGCGCCGCTGTTGCTGACCGCCGTGCTCTCGCTGAACCTGTTCAGGGACACCGAAGGTGTGATGCCTGCCTACAGCCTCGGCAACTACGTTGAGGTGTTCAAGGACGATTATTTCCACGAGATCTTCCTGCGCACAGGTGGCATGGCCCTGGCGGTCACGTTGCTGTGCGTACTGCTGGGCATTCCGGAAACCATCATTATTGCGCGCATGGCCCCGCGCTGGCGCTCGCTGTTCTTGCTGGTGGTGTTGGGCCCGCTGCTGATTTCAGTGGTGGTGCGCACCCTCGGCTGGGCCATCCTGCTGGGCAACAACGGCCTGATCAACGATGCGCTGCAAGCCCTGGGCATCACTGATCAACCAGTGAAAATGCTGTTTACCCAAGTCGGAGTGATCATCGCGCTGACCCACGTGCTGGTGCCGTTCATGGTCATCGCGGTGTGGGCGACATTGCAGCGCCTGGACTTGCAGGTGGAATGGGCGGGGCTCTCCCTCGGCGCGTCTCGGCTGACGGTGTTCCGTCGCATCATCCTGCCGCAGATCATGCCCGGCGTGCTGTCCGGCTCGATCATCGTCTTCGCCTTGGCAGCTTCTGCCTTTGCCACCCCGGCGATCATCGGTGGGCGACGCCTCAAAGTGGTTGCCACGGCCGCCTACGACGAGTTCCTCGGCACCCTCAACTGGCCCCTCGGCGCGGCCATCGCGATGCTGTTGCTGCTGGCCAACCTGATCATCATTCTGGGTTGCAGCAAGCTGGCCGAGCGCCGCTTCAAGCAAGTTTTCGAGTAG
- a CDS encoding ABC transporter ATP-binding protein — protein MAFLTLEGIVKTYGSFRAIDGLNLEVRHGEFIALLGPSGCGKTTTLQSIAGFVQPTEGRIVLDGRDITHVRPEQRGLGIVFQSYALFPHMTVAQNISFGLEMRGVPKAERSKRVDEALALVRLAGLGERYPKALSGGQRQRVAIARALAIRPNLLLLDEPMSNLDAKLREEMHIELRAIQRELGITTILVTHDQVEAMTMSDRIAVMQKGRIVQIDTPYEAYERPHSPFASAFLGKTNAFAGAVQLRNDRCCHVQVQDTLMHVPHEDRALGNDVNVYIRPEKIRLVAVGSGRLAGRVRLRVFLGNLWLMAVESRLGLVHMTQPNLGTPPPEEGSEVGLDWADDDLRLLDREVAHGHV, from the coding sequence ATGGCATTTCTCACCCTTGAAGGCATCGTCAAGACCTACGGCTCGTTCAGGGCCATTGACGGTTTGAACCTGGAAGTCCGCCACGGCGAGTTCATCGCCTTGCTCGGCCCGTCCGGGTGCGGCAAAACCACCACATTGCAATCGATTGCCGGCTTCGTTCAGCCCACCGAAGGCCGCATTGTCCTCGACGGCCGCGACATCACCCACGTGCGCCCGGAACAGCGCGGCCTGGGCATCGTCTTTCAGAGTTACGCACTGTTCCCGCACATGACCGTGGCACAGAACATCAGCTTCGGCCTGGAGATGCGCGGCGTGCCCAAGGCCGAGCGCAGCAAGCGGGTCGACGAAGCGCTGGCACTGGTGCGCCTGGCCGGGCTGGGCGAGCGTTACCCCAAAGCCCTGTCGGGTGGGCAGCGTCAGCGCGTGGCGATTGCCAGGGCATTGGCGATCCGTCCCAACCTGCTGCTGCTCGACGAGCCGATGTCCAACCTCGACGCCAAGCTGCGCGAAGAGATGCACATTGAGCTTCGGGCCATTCAACGCGAGCTGGGCATTACCACCATCCTGGTGACCCACGATCAGGTCGAAGCGATGACCATGAGCGACCGCATCGCGGTGATGCAGAAGGGCCGTATCGTGCAGATCGACACCCCGTACGAGGCCTACGAGCGCCCGCATTCGCCGTTCGCGTCGGCGTTTCTGGGCAAGACCAACGCGTTCGCCGGCGCCGTCCAGCTGCGCAACGATCGCTGCTGCCATGTGCAGGTGCAGGACACCCTGATGCACGTGCCCCACGAAGACCGCGCGCTGGGCAATGACGTCAATGTCTACATCCGCCCGGAAAAAATCCGCCTGGTGGCCGTGGGCAGCGGGCGTCTGGCGGGGCGTGTCAGGCTGCGGGTGTTCCTCGGCAATCTCTGGCTGATGGCGGTGGAGAGCCGTCTGGGGCTGGTACACATGACCCAGCCGAACCTGGGCACGCCGCCGCCGGAGGAGGGCAGCGAGGTCGGGCTGGACTGGGCGGACGATGATCTGCGTCTGCTGGATCGGGAGGTCGCCCATGGCCACGTATGA
- a CDS encoding ABC transporter substrate-binding protein, with product MKSLDHSLAARPFRPFHRSAVAIALTLAGLSSTPAFAETTLYVAGVGGSTEQMYKNRVIPAFEKQHNVKVVYVAGNSTETLAKLQAQKGRQQINVAMMDDGPMYQALQMGLCEKLTDAPIYKDLYPLARLSPEATGIGVVATGIGYNEEAFKKRGWAAPDSWENLTDPRFKQLLGMPPVTNTYGLHTLVEMARLRGGGEKNIDPGFKALKDEIGPNVLAWVSAPGEMDGMMQNGDIVMAVYGSGRAVALQGTGFPLKFIYPKEGGIALQVAACSVTPNAQSELAQAFIQYVLSPEVQEIQARENGFAPVNQTVKLPDDVAARMPYGPDKVNALIKVDWDTINQQRGEWTTRWNRTVER from the coding sequence GTGAAAAGCCTTGATCATTCCCTCGCAGCACGACCGTTTCGTCCCTTCCATCGCAGCGCAGTGGCCATTGCCCTGACGCTGGCCGGCCTGAGCAGCACGCCGGCCTTCGCCGAGACCACGCTGTATGTGGCCGGTGTTGGCGGCTCTACCGAGCAGATGTACAAAAACCGTGTCATCCCCGCGTTTGAAAAACAGCACAACGTCAAGGTGGTGTACGTCGCCGGCAATTCGACGGAAACCCTGGCCAAGTTGCAGGCGCAGAAGGGTCGGCAGCAAATCAACGTGGCGATGATGGACGACGGCCCGATGTATCAGGCGTTGCAGATGGGACTCTGCGAAAAACTCACCGACGCGCCCATCTACAAGGATCTCTATCCGCTGGCACGGTTGAGCCCAGAAGCCACCGGTATTGGCGTAGTGGCGACCGGCATCGGCTACAACGAAGAGGCGTTCAAGAAGCGCGGCTGGGCAGCGCCGGATTCCTGGGAAAACCTCACCGATCCTCGCTTCAAACAACTGCTCGGCATGCCGCCGGTGACCAACACCTACGGCTTGCACACCTTAGTGGAGATGGCCCGGCTGCGAGGCGGCGGGGAGAAGAACATCGACCCTGGCTTCAAGGCGCTCAAAGACGAAATCGGCCCTAACGTGCTGGCGTGGGTGTCGGCGCCGGGCGAGATGGACGGCATGATGCAGAACGGCGACATCGTCATGGCGGTGTACGGCAGCGGTCGGGCCGTGGCGTTGCAGGGCACCGGGTTTCCCTTGAAATTCATTTACCCCAAAGAAGGCGGCATCGCCCTGCAAGTCGCTGCCTGCAGCGTCACCCCCAATGCGCAGTCCGAACTCGCCCAGGCGTTCATTCAATATGTGCTGTCGCCTGAAGTGCAGGAGATCCAGGCCCGCGAGAATGGCTTCGCGCCGGTGAATCAGACCGTCAAGCTGCCAGACGATGTTGCCGCCCGCATGCCGTACGGGCCGGACAAGGTCAACGCGCTGATCAAGGTGGATTGGGACACCATCAACCAACAGCGCGGCGAGTGGACCACACGCTGGAACCGCACCGTCGAGCGCTAA
- a CDS encoding LysR substrate-binding domain-containing protein: MNLRQIEAFRSVMRLGSMTAAAEVLFTSQPNISRLIAQLELSTGLTLFKRAGVRLIPTQEGQAFFQEVERAYVGLDSLKLSAKNIRNLGTGRLRVAAVPSTGLSMIPQVLKTFTESRPELTVSLHVNSSPTVEQWVKSQFCDVGIVVHPGDVDSDQIELLSEVAAVCVLPAAHPLARRKQITFTDLEGETFVSLCHGDGTRALVDGLFEQAGVERVMTVEAQYSAINCEMVALGMGITLAHPLVARDYRHRDIVIRPFVPQILFPTYVMWASAQARTKLSEEFVDTLKTFYRNIVF, encoded by the coding sequence ATGAACCTGAGACAGATCGAAGCCTTTCGCAGCGTCATGCGCCTGGGTTCCATGACCGCTGCCGCCGAGGTGTTGTTTACCTCGCAGCCGAACATCAGCCGATTGATTGCCCAGCTTGAGCTGAGCACCGGGTTGACCCTGTTCAAGCGCGCCGGCGTGCGGCTGATTCCGACTCAGGAGGGTCAGGCGTTCTTTCAGGAGGTGGAGCGGGCCTACGTCGGGCTGGACAGCCTCAAGCTGTCAGCAAAGAACATCCGCAATCTGGGCACGGGTCGTTTGCGGGTGGCGGCGGTGCCCTCGACGGGACTGAGCATGATCCCGCAGGTGCTGAAGACCTTTACCGAATCGCGCCCGGAGCTGACCGTGTCGCTGCATGTGAATTCCTCGCCCACCGTGGAGCAGTGGGTGAAGTCGCAGTTTTGCGACGTCGGTATCGTGGTGCATCCGGGCGATGTCGACAGCGATCAGATTGAGTTGCTCAGTGAAGTGGCGGCCGTTTGCGTGCTGCCTGCGGCGCATCCGCTGGCCCGCCGCAAACAGATCACCTTCACCGACCTGGAGGGTGAAACCTTTGTGTCGCTGTGCCACGGCGACGGCACGCGAGCGCTGGTGGACGGCTTGTTCGAACAGGCAGGCGTCGAACGGGTGATGACGGTGGAGGCGCAGTACAGCGCGATCAACTGCGAGATGGTGGCCCTGGGCATGGGCATCACCCTCGCCCACCCGCTGGTGGCCCGCGACTATCGGCACCGGGACATCGTCATCCGCCCGTTTGTGCCGCAAATCCTGTTTCCCACCTACGTCATGTGGGCCTCGGCGCAGGCACGCACGAAGCTCTCCGAAGAATTCGTTGATACGCTGAAAACGTTCTACCGGAACATCGTTTTTTAG